CGCGGGCGAAACCTGGCGGTTGCTGGTGCGTCTCAAGCGCCCGCACGGTTACCAGAATCCCGGCGGCTTCGATTACGAGGCGCACCTGTTTCGCGACCGCATCCGTGCCCGCGGCTATGTGCGCGACGCCACGGCGCCGCAGCGCCTGGGCCCGGAACCGGCCTGGCATGACATCGACCGCTGGCGCCAGGACCTGGGCGATCGTATCCGCGCGCGACTGCCGGACAACGAATATGCCGGCATCATCGTGGCGCTGGCCAACGGCGATGGCCGCGGCCTGGCCGAGGAGCAGTGGCAGATATTGCGCCGCACCGGCACGCTGCATCTGGTCGCGATCTCCGGGCTGCACATCAGTCTCATCGCCGGTGTCGTGTTTTTCATCGCCCGCTGGCTGTGGGCGCTGCCGGGGACGACCGTCCTGCGCCTGCCGGCGCCCCAGTTCGGTGCCGTCTGCGCGCTGCTGGCCGCCGCTTTTTACGCTGCGCTGGCCGGTTTCGTGGTGCCGACCCAGCGCGCGCTCATCATGCTGGCCGTGGCCATGGCCGGTATATTGTTGCGGCGACGGTTTCCGCCGTCGCAACTGCTCGCCGTGGCCGGGCTGGCGGTGCTGGTCTACGATCCGCTGTCGGTCATGGCCGCGGGTTTCTGGCTGTCGTTCGCGGCCGTGGCGGTGATTTTGTTCTTCATGCACGGCGATCGCGTGCAGATGCCGGTGGCGTGGAAGTGGGGCTACATCCAGTGGGCCATCGCACTCGGCATGCTGCCGCTGATGCTGGCGATGTTCGGACAGCTGTCGCTGGTGGCGCCGCTCGCCAACATGCTGGCGGTGCCGGTGTTCGACCTGCTGCTGGTGCCGCTGACCTTGTGCGGCGCGCTCTTGCTGGGCGTGGCGCCGGACGCGGCGGGGTGGCTGTTCGGGTTCGCGGCGTGGCTGTTGCACGGGTTGTGGCAGGCGCTGACGTGGCTCGCGGAGCCGTCGTTCAGCCAGTGGACGCAGCCCGCGCCGCCGGCATGGGCGCTGGCCTGCGGCGTCGCGGGCGTGCTGCTGTTGCTTGCGCCGCGCGGCTGGCCGGCGCGCTGGACGGGCATCGTCTGGTTGCTGCCAATGTTCCTGGTGCGGCCGCCGTTGCCGGGAACGGGCGAGGTGTGGTTCACGCTGCTGGACGTCGGTCAGGGATTGTCGGCGGTGGTGCGCACCCGGGAACACGCGCTGCTGTTCGACGCCGGGCCGCGTTTCGGCGATTTCGACACCGGCCAGGCGGTGGTCGAGCCGTATCTGCGCGCCGCCGGCGTGCGTCGTCTCGACGCCTTCATCGTCAGCCACGGCGATATGGATCATGTCGGCGGCGCGGAATCGGTGCTGCACGCGTTGCCGGTGAGGATGCTGTTGAGCAGCGTGCCGGAAAAATTGCCGCCGGCGCAGCCATGCCGGGCCGGACAGACATGGAATTGGGACGGCGTGGAGTTCGACATCCTGGGACCGGATGACGATGCCGGAGCGAGCCGCCGCAACGACGCCTCCTGCGTGCTGCAGGTACGCAGTCGCCACGGAAATATATTATTGCCGGCCGACATCGAGGCCAAGGCTGAAAAAAAACTGGTGCAACAGCTGGGCGGGCGATTGCGCTCGGAAATCCTGGTGGCGCCGCACCACGGCAGCAAGACATCTTCCACGCCGGCGTTCATCGAGGCGGTGGCGCCGCGGCACGTCCTGTTTCCGGTCGGTTATCGCAACCGTTATCGGCATGCCCATCCGGATGTGGTGCAACGCTACGTCGAGCGCGGCGCCGCCCTGTATGACTCGCCGAGTGCCGGCGCGCTGGAATTCCGGCTGGATGCCGCCGGCCTGAATGCCACGGCCTACCGGGTGCGGCAGCGACGCTACTGGTACGCGGACTGAACCGCCGCGGCGCGCGGCCGTCTTTGAGGTTTTGGCCTCGTCTGATACATTAGCCGCACTTTTTTGATAATTTTCCCCGGAATAACAGCATGTTCGAACTTATCAAGGCCGGAGGCTGGGTCATGTGGCCCATCATCCTGTGTTCGGTCGCGGCCCTGGCGATTATCGGCGAACGTTTTTGGTCCTTGCAGAAAAAATACGTCGCGCCGCCCAATCTGCTGGCGCAGGTGCAGCAGCTGCTGGCGCGCAACGAGCTCGAACCGTCGCATCTGGCGGCGTTGCGCGACAGTTCGCCGCTCGGGCGCGTCCTGGCGGCGGGCCTGGTCAACCGCGACCATGACCGGGAGATCGTCAAGGAGGCCGTCGAGAATGCCGGCCGCCAGGTGGTGCCGGAACTCGAGCGCTACCTGCGCAGTCTCGGCACGATCGCGGGGATCTCGCCGTTCCTGGGGCTGTTCGGGACCGTCATCGGCATGATCCAGATGTTTTCCGGTATCGGCCAGCACGGCGTGGGCGATCCCTCCATCGTCGCGGCCGGCATTTCGACGGCGCTGATCACCACCGCCGGCGGTCTGGCGGTCGCGATCCCGAGCCTCATGTTCTACCGCTATTTCCGCGGGCGCGTGAACGAGCTGCTGCTCGAGATGGAGCAGGAGGCCGTCAAGCTGGTGGAGATCCTGCACGGCGAGCGCGAGAGCGAGAACGGTTGAATCGACCATGAATTTCCGCGCCGCCCCGTCCGACGAAGAACCGGAACTGAACCTGATCCCGCTGATCGACGTGCTGTTGATGACGTTGATCTTCCTGGTGGTCACCACCAGTTTTTCGACCGAGGCGCGCCTGAGCGTGCGCCTGCCCGAGGCCTCGGCCGAGGTGAAGCAGGAGACGCCGTCGCTGCGCGTCACCATCGACGCCAAGGGCCAGTTTTACATGGGTGATCAGCAGTTGTTGAATGCCACGCCGGAGGTGCTGCGCAGCGCCCTGGTGCGCGCCGCCGCCGGCAACAAGGATCCGCTGGTGGTCATTCATGCCGATGCGCAGACTCCGCACGAGGCCGTCGTCCGCGTGATGGACGCGGCGCGCCGCCTCGGATTCACCCGCCTGACCTTCGCCACCCAGCAGCCGTCCGGCCAGTCGGCGCGTGAGTAAGGCGAAAGACACCGGAAACAGCCTGCGGCTCTACCGCCGACTGCTGGGCTACGCCTGGCCGTACAAATGGGTGTTTCTCGTGGCCGTGGTCGGCATGATCATGCTGTCGGCCAGCGCCGCCGGCTTCACCGCCCTGATGAAACCGCTGATGGACGAAGGTTTCGTCCAGCGCGACGTCGCGACGATCAAGATGATTCCGCTGCTGATCGTGTTGCTGTTTCTGGCGCGCGGCATCGGCAATTTCCTGGCGCAATACGGCACGGCCTGGGTCGGGCGGCGCGTCACCTTCGATCTGCGCACCAGCATTTTCCAGCGCATGATGTATCTGCCCAGCCGCTATTACGAATCGGGTGCCTCCGGCGGGTTGATATCCCGGATCATCTACGACGTCGAGCAGCTCGCCGCCGGCGTCACCCAGGTGCCGTATGTCGTGATCGGCGACGGCCTTACGCTGCTGGCATTGGCGGGCTGGCTGCTGTACCTCAACTGGAAGCTCACCCTGGTATTCGCCGTCCTGTTGCCGGTCACGGCGCTGCTGATGCGGGCCATGAACCGGCGTTTCCTGCGCACCAGCGTCGAGATCCAGAAAAGCATGGGCGAGATATCGCAGGTGGTGCGCGAGGCCAGCGACGGCCAGCGCGTGGTCAAGGCCTTCGGCGGGCAGGCGATGGAAATCCGTGCGTTTAACCGCGGCAGCGAAAATAACCGTCACCAGAACATGCGCAAGGTGGCCGTGTCCGCGATCGGCATGGGCCTGCTGCAGCTCGCCGGTGCGGTCGCACTCGGCCTCGTGATCTATACCGCGCTGTTGTCGGGCGAGATCACCGCCGGATCGTTCACCTCCTATCTGGTGGCCGCGCTGTGGATCATGGGACCCAGCCGGCGGCTGGCGCGCGTCAACGAAACCATACAGACCGCGCTGGCCGCGGCACACAGCACCTTTGCCGTGATGGATGAGGCACCGGAGGAGGAAACCGGCTCGGTGAACATCGAACGCGCGCGCGGCCGTGTCGAGTATCGCCATGTCGGGTTTCGCTACCACGGCACCGAGCAGGATGTCCTGGACGACGTTTCCTTCCGGGTGGAGCCGGGACAGGTGCTGGCCCTGGTCGGCCAGTCGGGCAGCGGCAAGAGCACCATTGTCAGCCTGCTGCCGCGTTTTTATCGCGCGGCCCGTGGCGCCATCCTGATCGACGATACCGACATCAATGACCTGACCCTGGCCAGCCTGCGCCGGCAGATCGCCCTGGTGGGCCAGGAAAATATCCTGTTCGACGATTCCATCCGCCGCAACATCGCCTACGGCGAGGAGGACGCGATCGATGCCAGCCGCCTGATGGAGGCGGCGCGCGCGGCGCACGTGCTCGAATTCGCCGAGCGCCTGCCGGAGGGGCTGGACACGCGCGTGGGCGAGCGCGGCATGCTGCTGTCGGGCGGGCAACGGCAGCGCATCGCCATCGCCCGGGCGCTGTACAAGAACGCGCCGATTCTTATTCTCGACGAGGCCACTTCCGCGCTCGATACCGAGTCCGAACGGCTGGTGCAGGCCGCGCTGCAAAAACTGATGCTGCACCGGACCACGCTGGTGATCGCACACCGGCTTTCCACCGTAGAACATGCCGACAAAATCGTGGTGCTCGCGCAGGGACGCGTGGCGGAGAGCGGCACGCATCGCGAGCTGCTGGCGCGCAACGGTGTCTACGCGGGCTTGTATCGCAATCAATTCCAGGACAGCCCGTCGGCCGACAAGGTGACGCAAACATGACACCCGTGGTTTCGCGAATCCCCGAATAATGCATTGGCTGGAACAGCACTGGTACCGTTTCACCCCCGTCAGCCTGCTGTTGTTGCCCGTGAGCTGGCTGTATTGCCTGCTGATGCTGTTGCGCCGGGTTTTGTACCGGCTGGGCATATTCCCTTCCATAAAATTGCCGGTGCCGGTGATCGTGGTGGGCAATCTCACGGTCGGCGGCAGCGGCAAGACGCCGCTGGTGCTGTGGCTGGCGAGCTTCCTGCGAGAGAAAGGTTTGCGACCGGGTATTGTCCTGCGCGGTTACGGCGGCAGCGCCGCCGACTGGCCGCATGGCGTCACGCCGCAGCACGATCCCGACGTGGTCGGCGACGAGGCGGTGTTGCTGGCACGGCAGAGCGAATGCCCGGTGGCGGCGGACCCCGACCGTGTCCGCGGCGCGCAGTATCTGCTGCGTGAACATCGTTGCGACGTGATCCTGAGCGACGACGGCCTGCAACATCTGCGTCTCGCGCGCGACATGGAAATCGCCGTGATCGACGGCGCGCGCCGCTTCGGCAACGGCCACTGCCTGCCCGCCGGACCGTTGCGCGAGCCCGCCAGCCGCCTGCGCGATGTTTCCCTGTGCGTCACCAACGGCACGCCGCAGGCCGGTGAGCTCGGCATGGCGCTGACGGAGACCGGACTGTGCCGGGTAAATGCGCCGGAGTCCTGGGCCTCCGTGGGGTCGATCAAGGGCGAAACCGTGCACGCCGTGGCCGGCATCGGCAATCCGGCGCGGTTTTTCGCGCAACTGCGACGCCTGGGCCTGCAGGTCATCGAGCATCCGTTTCCCGATCATCACCGGTATGCGGCGCAGGACATCCGTTTTCCGGATAATCTGGCGGTGATCATGACCCAGAAAGATGCGGTAAAATGCGAGCGCTTCGCGGGCGATCATGTGTGGTACCTGGCGGTGGAGGCGCGGCCGGACGCGCGCGTCGGCGAAGAAGTGTGGCAACGACTCAAGGAGAAGCTGCGTGGATAAAAAGTTGCTCGATATCCTGGTGTGCCCGGCCTGCAAGGGTCCGCTGATCTACGACAAGAAAAAATCCGAGCTGGTGTGCAAGGCCGACCGCCTGGCTTATCCCGTCCGCGACGATATTCCGGTGATGCTGGAAGACGAGGCGCGCCAGGTGGCGGAAGAAGAGTTGCCGAAATAATTTAAATGGACAGGATTAACAGGATTCACAGGATTTTTAAAATCGAAGGAAATAATTATTTATTTAATCCTGTTAATCCTGTCAATTAATTTTTTCCTGTCATGCACATTATCATCCCCGCGCGTTACGCCTCGACCCGGCTTCCCGGCAAGCCGCTCGCCGACGTTGCCGGCAAGCCGCTGATCCAGCGCGTTCATGATTGCGCCGTGAAGACCGGCGCCGCCCAGGTCGTTATCGCCACGGATGACGAACGCATTCACAGGGCAGCCGTGAGTTTCGGTGCGCGCGTGGTGATGACGTCGGCCGCGCATCGCTCCGGCACGGACCGGCTGGCCGAGGTGATCGAAAAGCTCGCCATCGGCCCGGAGGAAATTGTCGTGAACCTGCAGGGTGACGAGCCGCTGATGCCGCCGGAACTGATGCGCGAGGTGGCGGAAAAACTGGCGTCGCACAAGGAGGCGCAGGTAGCGACCGCCTGCCACGCCATTCATGATCGCGAGACCCTCACCAATCCCAATGTCGTGAAGGTGGTGCGCGACGCCAGGGGGTATGCGCTTTATTTCAGCCGCGCCGCCATTCCCTGGCCGCGTGACATGATGGCCGGGAAGGGCGATGGAGAAATCAAGGCATACCGTCATATCGGGTTGTATGCCTATCGCGCCGGCTTTGTGCGCCGCTATGCTTCCTGGCCGCCCTGTCCGCCGGAGGAGACGGAGCAGCTCGAGCAGTTGCGCGTTTTGTGGCATGGAGAGCGGATCGTGGTGCACGAGGCGCGCCAGATGCCCGAGGCCGGTGTGGATACGCCGGAAGATCTGGAAAGAGTAAGGAAATATTTTTGAATAGACAGGATTTACAGGATTAACAGGATTAGAAAAAATAAGACCCGGGTTTCTTTTGAATCCTGTAAATCCTGTTAATCCTGTCCATTTATTTTCTATTT
The DNA window shown above is from Sulfuricaulis limicola and carries:
- the msbA gene encoding lipid A export permease/ATP-binding protein MsbA; the protein is MSKAKDTGNSLRLYRRLLGYAWPYKWVFLVAVVGMIMLSASAAGFTALMKPLMDEGFVQRDVATIKMIPLLIVLLFLARGIGNFLAQYGTAWVGRRVTFDLRTSIFQRMMYLPSRYYESGASGGLISRIIYDVEQLAAGVTQVPYVVIGDGLTLLALAGWLLYLNWKLTLVFAVLLPVTALLMRAMNRRFLRTSVEIQKSMGEISQVVREASDGQRVVKAFGGQAMEIRAFNRGSENNRHQNMRKVAVSAIGMGLLQLAGAVALGLVIYTALLSGEITAGSFTSYLVAALWIMGPSRRLARVNETIQTALAAAHSTFAVMDEAPEEETGSVNIERARGRVEYRHVGFRYHGTEQDVLDDVSFRVEPGQVLALVGQSGSGKSTIVSLLPRFYRAARGAILIDDTDINDLTLASLRRQIALVGQENILFDDSIRRNIAYGEEDAIDASRLMEAARAAHVLEFAERLPEGLDTRVGERGMLLSGGQRQRIAIARALYKNAPILILDEATSALDTESERLVQAALQKLMLHRTTLVIAHRLSTVEHADKIVVLAQGRVAESGTHRELLARNGVYAGLYRNQFQDSPSADKVTQT
- a CDS encoding ExbD/TolR family protein, with the translated sequence MNFRAAPSDEEPELNLIPLIDVLLMTLIFLVVTTSFSTEARLSVRLPEASAEVKQETPSLRVTIDAKGQFYMGDQQLLNATPEVLRSALVRAAAGNKDPLVVIHADAQTPHEAVVRVMDAARRLGFTRLTFATQQPSGQSARE
- a CDS encoding Trm112 family protein translates to MDKKLLDILVCPACKGPLIYDKKKSELVCKADRLAYPVRDDIPVMLEDEARQVAEEELPK
- the lpxK gene encoding tetraacyldisaccharide 4'-kinase, coding for MHWLEQHWYRFTPVSLLLLPVSWLYCLLMLLRRVLYRLGIFPSIKLPVPVIVVGNLTVGGSGKTPLVLWLASFLREKGLRPGIVLRGYGGSAADWPHGVTPQHDPDVVGDEAVLLARQSECPVAADPDRVRGAQYLLREHRCDVILSDDGLQHLRLARDMEIAVIDGARRFGNGHCLPAGPLREPASRLRDVSLCVTNGTPQAGELGMALTETGLCRVNAPESWASVGSIKGETVHAVAGIGNPARFFAQLRRLGLQVIEHPFPDHHRYAAQDIRFPDNLAVIMTQKDAVKCERFAGDHVWYLAVEARPDARVGEEVWQRLKEKLRG
- a CDS encoding MotA/TolQ/ExbB proton channel family protein — its product is MFELIKAGGWVMWPIILCSVAALAIIGERFWSLQKKYVAPPNLLAQVQQLLARNELEPSHLAALRDSSPLGRVLAAGLVNRDHDREIVKEAVENAGRQVVPELERYLRSLGTIAGISPFLGLFGTVIGMIQMFSGIGQHGVGDPSIVAAGISTALITTAGGLAVAIPSLMFYRYFRGRVNELLLEMEQEAVKLVEILHGERESENG
- the kdsB gene encoding 3-deoxy-manno-octulosonate cytidylyltransferase, which encodes MHIIIPARYASTRLPGKPLADVAGKPLIQRVHDCAVKTGAAQVVIATDDERIHRAAVSFGARVVMTSAAHRSGTDRLAEVIEKLAIGPEEIVVNLQGDEPLMPPELMREVAEKLASHKEAQVATACHAIHDRETLTNPNVVKVVRDARGYALYFSRAAIPWPRDMMAGKGDGEIKAYRHIGLYAYRAGFVRRYASWPPCPPEETEQLEQLRVLWHGERIVVHEARQMPEAGVDTPEDLERVRKYF
- a CDS encoding DNA internalization-related competence protein ComEC/Rec2 produces the protein MAFLGGVLLVQQLAALPSLWWALLLPPLLWLARRRPLWFVPVFFVAGVVWTSLRAGLILQDSLPPELEGRDLLVEGRIDDIPKPTDFGLRFELEVTHASLDGAPARVPRRILLNSRDRDFQPRAGETWRLLVRLKRPHGYQNPGGFDYEAHLFRDRIRARGYVRDATAPQRLGPEPAWHDIDRWRQDLGDRIRARLPDNEYAGIIVALANGDGRGLAEEQWQILRRTGTLHLVAISGLHISLIAGVVFFIARWLWALPGTTVLRLPAPQFGAVCALLAAAFYAALAGFVVPTQRALIMLAVAMAGILLRRRFPPSQLLAVAGLAVLVYDPLSVMAAGFWLSFAAVAVILFFMHGDRVQMPVAWKWGYIQWAIALGMLPLMLAMFGQLSLVAPLANMLAVPVFDLLLVPLTLCGALLLGVAPDAAGWLFGFAAWLLHGLWQALTWLAEPSFSQWTQPAPPAWALACGVAGVLLLLAPRGWPARWTGIVWLLPMFLVRPPLPGTGEVWFTLLDVGQGLSAVVRTREHALLFDAGPRFGDFDTGQAVVEPYLRAAGVRRLDAFIVSHGDMDHVGGAESVLHALPVRMLLSSVPEKLPPAQPCRAGQTWNWDGVEFDILGPDDDAGASRRNDASCVLQVRSRHGNILLPADIEAKAEKKLVQQLGGRLRSEILVAPHHGSKTSSTPAFIEAVAPRHVLFPVGYRNRYRHAHPDVVQRYVERGAALYDSPSAGALEFRLDAAGLNATAYRVRQRRYWYAD